The Croceicoccus marinus genome contains a region encoding:
- a CDS encoding DUF3297 family protein — protein MTEENNSPDSAPEAAPQDAAPAKAGPDVPPDHLAIDPRSPHFDGDVLRRGVGIRFKGTQRTNIEEYSISEGWVRVQAGKTMDRKGRPLTIKLNGPVEAWFEDLGEDAPVAKAG, from the coding sequence ATGACCGAAGAGAACAACTCGCCCGATTCCGCGCCCGAAGCGGCGCCCCAGGATGCCGCTCCCGCCAAGGCAGGACCCGACGTGCCGCCCGATCATCTGGCGATCGATCCGCGCAGCCCGCATTTCGATGGCGATGTGCTGCGCCGCGGCGTGGGCATCCGCTTCAAGGGCACGCAGCGCACCAATATCGAGGAATATAGCATTTCCGAAGGCTGGGTGCGCGTGCAGGCGGGCAAGACGATGGACCGCAAGGGCCGTCCGCTGACCATCAAGCTGAACGGCCCGGTCGAAGCATGGTTCGAGGATCTGGGCGAGGACGCTCCGGTCGCGAAAGCCGGCTGA
- the der gene encoding ribosome biogenesis GTPase Der: MLPQVVIIGRPNVGKSTLWNRLVGKKLALVDDQPGVTRDRRFGDAELLGMKFQIVDTAGWEDDDPASLPGRMRAQTEAALVGAAMALFVIDSRAGLTPLDEEIARWLRGQSVPVVLVANKAEGKAGDAGLYESFALGFGDPVALSAEHGEGVADLFEAMLPILDPLQPEEEIAEEDDGEERPLGPLKLAIVGRPNAGKSTLINRLLQEDRLLTGPEAGITRDSITIDWHWTDPRTDEPRAVKLIDTAGMRKRARVIDKLERMAVADARHAVDFAEVVVLLLDATLGLEHQDLKIAAHAVEEGRALIIAINKWDVAAEPSSLFNGIRAALDEGLAQVRGVPLVAVSARTGKGTDQLLQAAFDIRDQWNRRVPTAGLNRWFDDAMAANPPPAPGGKRIKLRYITQVGARPPRFVIFGTRLDELPESYRRYLVNGIRRELGFGAVPVRLMLRSAKNPYATKE, from the coding sequence ATGCTACCCCAAGTCGTGATCATCGGACGCCCCAATGTGGGCAAGTCGACCCTGTGGAACAGGCTGGTCGGCAAGAAGCTCGCGCTGGTCGACGACCAGCCGGGGGTGACGCGCGACCGCCGTTTCGGCGATGCCGAGCTGCTGGGGATGAAGTTCCAGATCGTCGACACCGCCGGGTGGGAAGACGACGATCCCGCCAGCCTGCCGGGCCGCATGCGCGCCCAGACCGAGGCAGCGCTGGTCGGCGCGGCGATGGCGCTGTTCGTGATCGATTCGCGCGCCGGGCTGACCCCGCTCGATGAGGAAATCGCCCGCTGGCTGCGCGGGCAGAGCGTGCCTGTGGTGCTGGTCGCCAACAAGGCCGAGGGCAAGGCGGGCGACGCGGGCCTGTACGAAAGTTTCGCGCTGGGCTTTGGCGATCCCGTCGCGCTGTCGGCCGAGCACGGCGAAGGCGTGGCCGATCTGTTCGAGGCGATGCTGCCGATCCTGGATCCGCTGCAGCCCGAAGAGGAAATCGCGGAAGAGGACGACGGCGAGGAAAGGCCGCTCGGGCCGCTGAAGCTGGCCATCGTCGGGCGGCCCAACGCGGGCAAGTCGACGCTGATCAACCGGCTGCTGCAGGAAGACCGGCTGCTGACGGGGCCCGAGGCGGGGATCACCCGCGATTCGATCACGATCGACTGGCACTGGACCGATCCGCGCACCGACGAGCCGCGCGCGGTCAAGCTGATCGACACCGCGGGCATGCGCAAGCGCGCCCGCGTAATCGACAAGCTTGAGCGCATGGCGGTGGCCGATGCGCGCCACGCGGTCGATTTCGCCGAGGTGGTGGTGCTGCTGCTCGACGCGACGCTGGGGCTGGAGCACCAGGACCTGAAGATCGCCGCCCATGCGGTCGAGGAAGGCCGCGCGCTGATCATCGCGATCAACAAGTGGGACGTGGCGGCGGAGCCTTCGTCGCTGTTCAACGGCATCCGTGCCGCGCTGGACGAAGGTCTGGCGCAGGTGCGCGGCGTGCCGCTGGTGGCGGTGAGCGCGCGGACCGGCAAGGGCACCGACCAGCTGCTGCAGGCCGCATTCGACATTCGTGACCAGTGGAACCGGCGCGTGCCGACCGCGGGGCTGAACCGCTGGTTCGACGATGCGATGGCCGCCAACCCTCCGCCCGCGCCCGGCGGCAAGCGGATCAAGCTGCGCTATATCACCCAGGTCGGCGCACGCCCGCCGCGCTTCGTGATCTTCGGCACAAGGCTGGACGAGCTGCCCGAAAGCTATCGCCGATATCTGGTGAACGGCATCAGGCGGGAACTGGGCTTTGGCGCGGTGCCGGTGCGGCTGATGCTGCGCAGCGCCAAGAACCCCTACGCCACCAAGGAGTAG
- the bfr gene encoding bacterioferritin, with the protein MKSDPKVVEYLNRALTNELTAINQYWLHYRTLHHWGVRRLAEYERHESIDEMKHADVLAERVLFLDGLPNFQAIHKLKVGETVEEILRADLALEMEAIPLLRDAIEYCEKVRDYVSREIFERILESEEEHVDFLETQFEMIERMGLHNYVQLQSKPAGEDEGPGYKA; encoded by the coding sequence ATGAAGAGCGACCCCAAAGTCGTCGAGTACCTGAACCGGGCACTCACCAACGAGCTGACGGCGATCAACCAGTACTGGCTGCATTACCGCACGCTGCACCACTGGGGCGTGCGCCGCCTGGCCGAGTACGAGCGCCACGAGTCCATCGACGAGATGAAACACGCCGACGTCCTGGCCGAACGCGTGCTGTTCCTCGACGGGCTGCCCAACTTCCAGGCGATCCACAAGCTGAAGGTGGGCGAGACGGTCGAGGAGATTCTCCGCGCCGATCTCGCGCTCGAGATGGAGGCGATCCCGCTGCTGCGCGATGCCATCGAATATTGCGAGAAGGTGCGCGACTATGTCAGCCGCGAAATCTTCGAGCGCATCCTGGAAAGCGAGGAAGAGCATGTCGACTTCCTCGAGACGCAGTTCGAGATGATCGAGCGCATGGGCCTGCACAATTACGTCCAGCTGCAGAGCAAGCCTGCCGGCGAAGACGAAGGCCCGGGCTACAAGGCCTGA
- a CDS encoding bacterioferritin-associated ferredoxin produces MIICICNAVREGDLRAAARCCSGDAEEVYRCMGVEPQCRQCLDEAADICMEERACAA; encoded by the coding sequence ATGATCATCTGCATCTGCAACGCCGTTCGCGAAGGCGATCTGCGGGCAGCCGCCCGCTGCTGTTCCGGCGACGCGGAAGAGGTCTATCGCTGCATGGGGGTCGAGCCGCAGTGCCGCCAGTGCCTCGACGAAGCGGCCGACATCTGCATGGAAGAGCGCGCCTGCGCGGCGTGA
- a CDS encoding ParA family protein: protein MRVLALASQKGGSGKTTLSGHLAVQAQRAGAGPVVLIDIDPQGSLADWWNEREDEFPAFAQTAVARLANDLAMLRQQGFKLAVIDTPPAITMAIQSVISVAELVVVPTRPSPHDLRAVGATVDICARANKPLVFVVNSALSKARITSEAAAALAQYGTVAPVVLHHRTDFAASMIDGRTVMEIDPHGRSAQEMEQLWSFLAERLEKNFRRNVFAGQQGAAPVMGTPRTGGGFGRRAAGS, encoded by the coding sequence GTGCGCGTTCTCGCATTGGCTTCACAGAAGGGTGGGTCCGGCAAGACCACGCTGTCCGGCCATCTGGCCGTTCAGGCCCAGCGCGCCGGCGCCGGCCCGGTCGTGCTTATCGACATCGACCCTCAGGGATCGCTGGCGGACTGGTGGAACGAGCGCGAGGATGAATTTCCCGCCTTCGCCCAGACCGCCGTCGCCCGCCTGGCGAACGACCTTGCGATGCTTCGGCAGCAGGGCTTCAAGCTGGCGGTGATCGATACGCCACCCGCGATCACCATGGCGATCCAGTCGGTGATCTCGGTCGCGGAACTGGTGGTGGTTCCGACCCGGCCCAGCCCGCACGACCTGCGCGCCGTGGGCGCGACCGTCGACATCTGCGCGCGTGCCAACAAGCCGCTTGTGTTCGTGGTGAACTCGGCGCTGTCCAAGGCGCGGATCACGTCCGAAGCGGCTGCCGCGCTGGCGCAATACGGCACCGTCGCGCCGGTGGTGCTGCATCACCGCACCGATTTCGCCGCGTCGATGATCGATGGCCGCACCGTGATGGAAATCGATCCGCACGGCCGTTCGGCGCAGGAGATGGAGCAGCTCTGGTCCTTCCTGGCCGAGCGTCTGGAAAAGAATTTCCGCCGCAATGTCTTTGCCGGGCAGCAGGGTGCCGCGCCCGTGATGGGCACACCGCGCACGGGCGGCGGTTTCGGCCGCCGCGCGGCTGGATCGTGA
- a CDS encoding tetratricopeptide repeat protein, which yields MKTRIRRKALLIALAGATAAALPVAAPARDNAQKAEAALARENADKAVSYAERAVIENPRDPETRVLLGQAYLKAGRLMSARDSLAAAVELGDASPRTALMLALAQVGAGEPRLAIGTINMQGSAIPAADRGLALALAGETARGVEVISADIRAGNNTPKSRQNLAYAYALDGRWREARAMAAQDVPADQIGDRMTEWASTARPDLYAQRVAALVGAEAVEDRGMPQQLALANSAPIPVQQPAPRMAAAPEPEPASKPAPVAVAEAQLDIAELPPVQQQARPAAPTNSSTVSLAVVQPAPAAPSSRGRPMPVAVASLPPSSAAAPAPAAKPAAEPVRVAAAPAPAPKPAAKPAAKPAPKPAAKPQLPVPAARGTHVAQLGSYASPEAAEAGWKVFQSRYANLKGAQPVITKATVDGKDYWRVAAGGFDRQGANAMCSAVKASGNGCIPIAQANGGRGPNKARLATVD from the coding sequence ATGAAGACCCGTATCCGCCGCAAGGCCCTGCTGATCGCGCTTGCCGGCGCGACTGCCGCGGCGCTGCCCGTGGCCGCCCCCGCGCGCGACAATGCCCAGAAGGCGGAAGCGGCGCTGGCCAGGGAAAATGCCGACAAGGCGGTATCCTATGCCGAGCGGGCGGTGATCGAGAATCCGCGCGATCCGGAAACCCGCGTGCTGCTGGGCCAGGCCTATCTCAAGGCGGGTCGCCTGATGTCGGCCCGCGATTCGCTTGCGGCTGCGGTGGAACTGGGCGATGCCAGCCCGCGCACCGCGCTGATGCTGGCGCTGGCGCAGGTCGGCGCGGGCGAACCGCGCCTTGCCATCGGCACCATCAACATGCAGGGCAGCGCGATCCCCGCTGCCGACCGCGGCCTGGCGCTGGCTCTGGCGGGCGAGACCGCGCGCGGGGTGGAGGTCATCTCGGCCGACATCCGCGCGGGCAACAACACCCCCAAGTCGCGCCAGAACCTGGCCTATGCCTATGCCCTGGATGGCCGCTGGCGCGAGGCGCGCGCCATGGCGGCACAGGACGTGCCCGCCGACCAGATCGGCGACCGCATGACCGAATGGGCCAGCACGGCTCGTCCCGACCTTTATGCCCAGCGCGTCGCCGCGTTGGTAGGCGCAGAAGCGGTCGAGGATCGCGGCATGCCGCAGCAGCTTGCGCTGGCCAATTCGGCGCCCATCCCGGTTCAGCAGCCCGCACCGCGGATGGCGGCCGCGCCTGAGCCCGAGCCGGCTTCGAAGCCCGCCCCGGTCGCGGTGGCCGAAGCGCAGTTGGACATTGCCGAGCTGCCGCCGGTGCAGCAGCAGGCCCGGCCTGCGGCCCCGACGAACAGTTCGACCGTGTCGCTTGCCGTGGTGCAGCCTGCGCCAGCCGCGCCGTCCTCGCGCGGGAGGCCCATGCCTGTGGCGGTCGCATCGCTGCCTCCCAGTTCGGCTGCCGCGCCCGCGCCAGCCGCGAAGCCCGCTGCCGAGCCGGTGCGCGTGGCTGCAGCCCCTGCGCCTGCGCCGAAACCTGCGGCCAAGCCCGCTGCAAAGCCCGCCCCGAAGCCTGCTGCCAAGCCGCAGCTGCCCGTTCCGGCGGCGCGCGGCACGCATGTCGCGCAGCTCGGCTCCTATGCCAGCCCCGAGGCGGCGGAGGCCGGCTGGAAGGTGTTCCAGTCGCGCTATGCCAATCTGAAGGGTGCGCAGCCGGTCATCACCAAGGCGACCGTCGACGGCAAGGATTACTGGCGCGTTGCCGCCGGCGGGTTCGACCGCCAGGGCGCGAACGCCATGTGCTCCGCCGTGAAGGCAAGCGGCAATGGCTGCATCCCGATTGCGCAGGCGAATGGCGGCCGCGGCCCGAACAAGGCGCGGCTGGCCACGGTCGACTGA
- a CDS encoding acyl-CoA thioesterase: protein MEDDENPLPDTMSDEEKIAATVRLLTLDQQTDNHFLGHRKPGGVGRIYGGQVVAQALAAAQNTVDPSRRPHSLHAYFLRGGDENYRIEFSVARDFDGGSFSNRRVIAAQNGVPILNLTASFHRQEDGLSHQMPMPDVRMPEDLETEEEVMNRLGRPIKAMAAFRRNRSYEIRMPPISPDGRLNDRGHAYFWFRMKAPLPADPAMHRLVLAYISDYGLLSAPMAVHGRAWWRGGFRAASLDHAIWFHADARIDDWVLYALDSPWSGDARGFGRGLFFTRDGQLIASTAQEGLMRVIEPKAE, encoded by the coding sequence ATGGAAGACGACGAGAACCCCCTGCCCGACACGATGAGCGACGAGGAAAAGATCGCCGCCACCGTGCGCCTGCTGACCCTGGACCAGCAGACCGACAACCATTTCCTGGGCCATCGCAAGCCCGGCGGAGTAGGACGCATCTATGGCGGACAGGTCGTCGCGCAGGCGCTGGCCGCTGCGCAGAACACGGTCGACCCGTCACGCCGCCCCCATTCGCTCCACGCCTATTTCCTGCGCGGCGGGGACGAGAACTATCGCATCGAGTTTTCGGTCGCGCGCGATTTCGACGGCGGCAGCTTTTCGAACCGCCGCGTGATCGCGGCGCAGAACGGGGTGCCGATCCTGAACCTCACCGCCTCGTTCCACCGGCAAGAAGACGGTCTGTCGCACCAGATGCCTATGCCCGACGTGCGCATGCCCGAGGATCTGGAGACCGAGGAAGAGGTGATGAACCGCCTGGGCCGTCCGATCAAGGCGATGGCCGCGTTCCGCCGCAACCGTTCCTATGAAATCCGCATGCCGCCCATTTCGCCCGACGGCAGGTTGAACGATCGCGGCCATGCCTATTTCTGGTTCCGGATGAAGGCGCCGCTGCCCGCCGATCCGGCGATGCACCGGCTCGTGCTTGCCTATATCTCGGATTACGGGCTGCTATCGGCGCCGATGGCGGTGCATGGCCGGGCCTGGTGGCGCGGCGGCTTTCGGGCGGCCAGCCTGGATCACGCGATCTGGTTCCATGCCGATGCGCGGATCGATGACTGGGTGCTCTATGCACTTGATTCGCCGTGGTCGGGCGATGCGCGGGGCTTTGGGCGCGGCCTGTTCTTCACGCGCGATGGCCAGCTGATCGCCTCTACCGCGCAGGAGGGACTGATGCGCGTGATCGAACCGAAGGCGGAATGA
- a CDS encoding sodium-translocating pyrophosphatase: MSLVTIAIALGLLAIVYGFVTSRQVLGADAGTARMQEIAGAIQEGAQAYLKRQYTTIAIVGGIVAVIVGLFLGAISAIGFVIGAVLSGVAGFIGMNISVRSNVRTAAAAQKGLQEGLTLAFRAGAITGMLVAGLALLAIAVFYWYLTAIAGYGIGGEDRTVIDALVALAFGASLISIFARLGGGIFTKAADVGADLVGKVEAGIPEDDPRNPAVIADNVGDNVGDCAGMAADLFETYVVTVGATMVLTALLLADTAGTLLGNLMVLPLLIGGACILTSIVGTYAVRLGGGTNIMGAMYKGFLVTAALSVPAIWFMMQLALGDMGMLIGGEPVGDVVQIVDGSNLAEEGLSAQITRFTGWDLFWCSMLGLVITGLIIWITEYYTGTNFRPVRSIAKASETGHGTNVIQGLAISLEATALPTLVIVAGIIIAYQLAGLIGIAYAATAMLALAGMVVALDAYGPVTDNAGGIAEMAGLDDAVREKTDALDAVGNTTKAVTKGYAIGSAGLAALVLFAAYTTDLTHYFPNLDVDFSLENPYVIVGLLLGALLPYLFGAMGMTAVGRAAGDVVKDVRDQFSADPGIMAGTSKPDYARTVDLVTKAAIKEMIVPSLLPVLTPVAVYFVITLVAGQQNGFAALGALLLGVIVSGLFVALSMTSGGGAWDNAKKYIEDGNHGGKGSEAHKAAVTGDTVGDPYKDTAGPAVNPMIKITNIVALLLLAALAG; this comes from the coding sequence GTGAGTCTTGTCACGATCGCGATTGCACTTGGCCTTCTGGCCATCGTCTATGGATTCGTCACCAGCAGACAAGTACTCGGCGCGGACGCCGGGACCGCGCGCATGCAGGAAATCGCGGGCGCGATCCAGGAAGGCGCGCAGGCCTATCTGAAGCGGCAATATACCACCATCGCCATCGTCGGCGGGATCGTCGCGGTGATCGTCGGCCTGTTCCTTGGCGCGATCAGCGCCATCGGCTTCGTGATCGGCGCGGTGCTGTCGGGCGTGGCGGGCTTCATCGGCATGAATATCTCGGTCCGGTCGAACGTGCGCACGGCGGCGGCGGCGCAAAAGGGCCTGCAGGAGGGACTGACGCTGGCGTTCCGCGCGGGCGCGATCACCGGCATGCTGGTGGCGGGCTTGGCCCTGCTCGCGATCGCGGTGTTCTACTGGTATCTGACCGCCATCGCTGGATATGGCATAGGCGGAGAGGACCGCACGGTGATCGACGCTCTGGTCGCGCTCGCCTTCGGTGCTTCGCTGATCTCGATCTTCGCGCGGCTGGGCGGCGGCATCTTCACCAAGGCTGCGGACGTGGGCGCGGACCTCGTCGGCAAGGTCGAGGCCGGTATTCCGGAGGACGATCCCCGCAACCCCGCGGTGATCGCCGACAACGTGGGCGACAATGTCGGCGACTGCGCGGGCATGGCCGCCGATCTGTTCGAGACCTATGTCGTCACCGTCGGCGCGACCATGGTGCTGACCGCGCTGCTGCTGGCCGATACGGCGGGCACGCTGCTGGGCAATCTGATGGTGCTGCCGTTGCTGATCGGCGGGGCCTGTATCCTGACCTCCATCGTCGGCACCTATGCGGTGCGACTGGGAGGGGGCACCAACATCATGGGCGCGATGTACAAGGGCTTCCTCGTCACCGCGGCGCTGTCGGTTCCCGCGATATGGTTCATGATGCAGCTGGCACTGGGCGACATGGGCATGCTGATCGGCGGCGAACCCGTCGGCGATGTCGTGCAGATCGTCGACGGCAGCAATCTCGCCGAGGAAGGGCTGTCGGCCCAGATCACGCGCTTTACCGGCTGGGATCTGTTCTGGTGCTCGATGCTGGGGCTGGTCATCACCGGCCTTATCATCTGGATCACCGAATATTACACCGGCACCAATTTCCGCCCGGTCCGCTCGATCGCCAAGGCGTCGGAGACCGGCCACGGCACCAATGTGATCCAGGGCCTTGCGATCAGCCTCGAAGCGACCGCTCTGCCCACGCTGGTGATCGTGGCGGGCATCATCATCGCCTATCAGCTGGCTGGCCTGATCGGCATCGCCTATGCGGCGACCGCGATGCTGGCGCTGGCGGGCATGGTGGTGGCGCTGGACGCATACGGGCCCGTCACCGACAATGCGGGCGGGATTGCCGAAATGGCGGGGCTGGACGACGCGGTGCGCGAAAAGACCGATGCGCTGGACGCGGTGGGCAACACCACCAAGGCCGTGACCAAGGGCTATGCGATCGGTTCGGCGGGGCTGGCCGCGCTGGTGCTGTTTGCGGCCTATACGACCGACCTGACGCATTATTTCCCGAACCTCGACGTCGATTTCAGCCTTGAAAACCCCTATGTCATCGTCGGCCTGCTGCTGGGCGCGCTGCTGCCCTATCTGTTCGGCGCGATGGGCATGACCGCGGTGGGCCGCGCGGCGGGCGACGTGGTCAAGGACGTGCGCGATCAGTTCTCCGCCGATCCCGGCATCATGGCAGGCACGTCCAAGCCCGATTATGCCAGGACCGTCGATCTCGTCACCAAGGCCGCAATCAAGGAGATGATCGTTCCCTCGCTGCTTCCCGTGCTGACCCCGGTGGCGGTCTATTTCGTCATCACCCTCGTCGCGGGCCAGCAGAACGGCTTTGCCGCGCTGGGCGCATTGCTGCTGGGCGTGATCGTGAGCGGGCTGTTCGTGGCGCTGTCGATGACCAGCGGCGGCGGCGCATGGGACAATGCGAAGAAATATATCGAGGACGGCAATCACGGCGGCAAGGGCAGCGAAGCCCACAAGGCGGCGGTGACCGGCGACACGGTGGGCGATCCCTACAAGGACACGGCGGGCCCTGCCGTGAACCCGATGATCAAGATCACGAATATCGTCGCCCTGCTGCTGCTGGCGGCGCTGGCGGGCTGA
- the thiL gene encoding thiamine-phosphate kinase produces MSGSGPSGEESFIAALRALAHDPGARGLTDDAAVLHASGALVATHDTMVEGVHWLAGQDPADVAWKLVASNLSDLAAKTCRPVGLLLSFMLGDEAWNTRFLAGLGEALAAFDAPLLGGDTVSAPFPDAPKVIGLTALGQPRRDPPPSRADATAGQSLWVTGRCGAALAGFEAVQAGSDDHALTAPYRRPVPRLAEGQALAPVVGAMMDLSDGLLLDASRMADASGTTFAIETRLVPIHPALGRRRREALSWGDDYELLFTLPEGAACPVDAARIGSVLPRGAHPLLLDGSPPLAGQPLGYRHGI; encoded by the coding sequence CTGAGCGGTAGCGGACCTTCAGGCGAAGAAAGCTTCATCGCCGCCCTCCGCGCTCTGGCGCACGATCCCGGCGCGCGCGGGCTGACCGACGACGCAGCGGTCCTGCACGCCTCTGGCGCTCTGGTCGCCACTCACGACACCATGGTCGAGGGCGTGCACTGGCTTGCCGGTCAGGACCCCGCCGATGTCGCGTGGAAGCTGGTCGCGTCGAACCTGTCCGACCTTGCCGCGAAGACCTGCCGCCCCGTCGGCCTGTTGTTGAGCTTCATGCTGGGCGACGAGGCCTGGAACACGCGTTTCCTCGCGGGGCTTGGCGAGGCGCTGGCCGCGTTCGATGCGCCGCTGCTGGGCGGCGATACGGTTTCCGCCCCTTTCCCCGATGCGCCCAAGGTCATCGGCCTGACCGCGCTGGGCCAGCCGCGGCGCGATCCGCCGCCCTCCCGCGCCGATGCCACGGCGGGTCAGTCATTGTGGGTCACCGGCCGGTGCGGCGCCGCGCTCGCCGGGTTCGAGGCGGTGCAGGCGGGCAGCGACGACCACGCGCTGACCGCCCCCTATCGCCGTCCGGTCCCCCGTCTTGCCGAAGGGCAGGCGCTCGCCCCGGTGGTCGGCGCGATGATGGACCTGTCCGACGGGCTGCTGCTGGATGCATCGCGCATGGCCGATGCCAGCGGCACGACCTTCGCCATCGAGACTCGCCTTGTCCCCATTCACCCCGCCCTGGGCCGCCGCAGGCGCGAGGCGTTGAGCTGGGGGGACGACTACGAACTGCTGTTCACCCTGCCCGAAGGCGCGGCTTGCCCCGTCGACGCGGCCCGCATCGGCAGCGTGCTGCCGCGCGGCGCGCACCCGCTGCTGCTGGACGGATCGCCGCCGCTGGCAGGCCAGCCGCTGGGTTATCGACACGGCATCTGA
- the nusB gene encoding transcription antitermination factor NusB, with protein MTAKSQSRSAARLAAVQALYQMDMERTQLARLLDEFHQHRLGKKIEDEQYADAEVAFFDDLVKGVDARRDEIDVMVSDRLAQGWSLARLDKTMVQILRCGTYELLARPDVPKAAAITEYVDVAHAFFEPREAKFVNGLLDAIARDVRA; from the coding sequence ATGACAGCCAAATCGCAATCCCGCTCCGCCGCCCGCCTCGCCGCGGTGCAGGCGCTGTACCAGATGGACATGGAAAGGACGCAGCTTGCGCGCCTGCTCGACGAATTCCACCAGCACCGGCTGGGCAAAAAGATCGAGGACGAGCAATATGCCGATGCCGAGGTCGCCTTTTTCGACGATCTGGTAAAGGGCGTCGATGCCCGCCGGGACGAGATCGACGTGATGGTCAGCGACAGGCTGGCACAGGGCTGGTCGCTGGCGCGGCTGGACAAGACCATGGTGCAGATCCTGCGCTGCGGTACCTATGAGCTGCTGGCCCGGCCCGACGTGCCCAAGGCGGCGGCGATCACCGAATATGTCGATGTCGCCCACGCCTTCTTCGAACCGCGCGAGGCGAAATTCGTGAACGGCCTGCTCGACGCCATCGCCAGGGACGTCCGCGCCTGA
- a CDS encoding DUF1993 family protein: MTLSLHAATIPGFLRMLANMEHLIGKAETWCAEHGRSEEDVCCARITSDMLDFAYQVKSTVVHSVGALAGIRAGVFSPDRSEPPRGFAAMRAMLADARQELSAVSEADMETVGTAAMEFRMGDKFVVPFTGQNFLLSFSIPNFYFHAATAYDILRQLGVPIGKRDYLGPDWTKP, translated from the coding sequence ATGACCCTGTCCCTTCACGCCGCCACCATTCCCGGCTTCCTGCGCATGCTCGCCAACATGGAGCACCTGATCGGCAAGGCCGAGACATGGTGCGCCGAGCATGGGCGCAGCGAGGAGGATGTCTGCTGCGCGCGCATCACGTCCGACATGCTGGACTTCGCCTATCAGGTGAAATCGACTGTCGTCCATTCGGTCGGCGCCCTCGCGGGCATCCGCGCAGGCGTATTCTCGCCCGACCGCAGCGAGCCGCCGCGCGGTTTTGCCGCGATGCGCGCGATGCTGGCGGACGCACGGCAGGAACTGTCCGCAGTGAGCGAAGCCGACATGGAAACCGTGGGCACCGCCGCGATGGAGTTCCGCATGGGCGACAAGTTCGTCGTGCCTTTCACGGGGCAGAACTTCCTGCTCTCGTTCTCCATCCCCAATTTCTATTTCCACGCCGCCACTGCCTATGACATCCTGCGCCAGCTGGGCGTTCCGATCGGCAAGCGCGACTATCTGGGACCGGACTGGACCAAGCCATGA